One genomic window of Methanobacterium sp. includes the following:
- a CDS encoding Asp-tRNA(Asn) amidotransferase GatCAB subunit C, translating to MKIEKEAEKILEKFRKALEDIPELEETHYIVDNVNLTRSDHGEEKNPDKILRNAEL from the coding sequence CGAAAAAGAAGCTGAAAAAATACTTGAAAAATTCAGAAAAGCGCTTGAAGACATTCCTGAGCTTGAAGAAACCCATTATATTGTTGATAATGTTAACTTAACACGCTCAGATCATGGAGAAGAAAAGAATCCTGATAAAATTCTCCGAAATGCAGAACTGGA